A region from the Spiroplasma taiwanense CT-1 genome encodes:
- the oppB gene encoding oligopeptide ABC transporter permease OppB: protein MNEKNNIKKLKENENEYINKNEKEKERIKILILDIKKNKLFKKKKVNLNILNYKIGVLNNKKNDFLSSYPLLTYSLKRIFYAIITLYIAIAVLYALLNIVASDSIYIGDIDLNKNNIIYGSEQYYNLIENRKKLLGVDGSLLSQIIIYLRNITPFIPKEILTDAHYESDGSITGTMVTKLFYLGITFTDSGGFAKGTFVQTILSNNMPVSFQLGAIATVISFFIGIPIGIYAAINKENVKDNFITWFCLIMFALPALVIVRLFFQFSIYYLGAGSLWTDSTLYTKIFPVLLLVLLGTPAIIFETRRYIVNEMSADYTKFALSKGMTNRYVFFVHIFRIAGIAIIRSIPAALIANLFGASLLVEQSWSVLGMANTTVSAISQTDLFLILGIVLVSASISLLLSLISDLLMALLDPRVKLMEKKKG, encoded by the coding sequence ATGAATGAGAAAAATAATATAAAAAAATTAAAAGAAAATGAGAATGAATATATAAATAAAAATGAGAAAGAGAAAGAAAGAATAAAAATATTAATTTTAGATATAAAAAAGAACAAATTATTTAAGAAAAAGAAAGTGAATTTAAATATTTTAAATTATAAAATAGGGGTCTTAAATAATAAGAAAAATGATTTTTTAAGTAGTTATCCACTACTGACATATTCTTTAAAAAGAATATTTTATGCAATTATAACTTTATATATTGCTATTGCTGTTTTATATGCATTATTAAATATTGTTGCAAGTGACAGTATTTATATTGGAGATATTGATTTAAATAAAAATAATATTATTTATGGTTCAGAACAATACTACAATTTAATTGAAAATAGAAAAAAATTATTAGGTGTTGATGGATCATTACTATCACAAATTATTATTTATTTAAGAAATATAACACCATTTATACCAAAAGAAATTTTAACAGATGCTCATTATGAATCTGATGGTTCAATTACAGGAACAATGGTCACTAAGCTTTTCTACTTAGGTATTACTTTTACTGATAGTGGTGGATTTGCAAAAGGAACATTTGTGCAGACAATTTTATCAAATAATATGCCTGTTTCTTTTCAACTTGGTGCAATTGCTACAGTAATATCATTTTTTATAGGTATTCCAATTGGTATTTATGCTGCAATAAATAAGGAAAATGTTAAAGATAATTTTATAACTTGGTTTTGTTTAATTATGTTTGCATTACCTGCATTAGTTATTGTTAGGTTATTTTTCCAATTTTCAATATACTATCTTGGAGCAGGGTCGTTATGAACTGATTCAACATTATATACAAAGATATTCCCAGTTTTACTTTTAGTTTTATTAGGAACACCCGCAATTATTTTTGAAACAAGAAGATACATTGTTAATGAAATGAGTGCAGATTATACAAAGTTTGCTTTATCAAAAGGAATGACAAATAGATATGTTTTCTTTGTTCATATATTTAGAATTGCAGGAATTGCTATTATTAGAAGTATTCCTGCAGCATTAATTGCCAATTTATTTGGAGCAAGTTTACTTGTTGAACAAAGTTGAAGTGTTCTTGGAATGGCAAATACAACAGTTTCTGCAATTAGTCAAACTGATCTTTTCTTAATTTTGGGAATTGTATTAGTTAGTGCTTCAATATCATTATTATTAAGTTTAATTAGTGATCTTTTAATGGCATTACTAGATCCAAGAGTAAAACTAATGGAGAAAAAGAAAGGATAA
- the rpmF gene encoding 50S ribosomal protein L32, with product MAVPFRKTSKAAKNKRRSHLSLVSSSIIPCQNCGSMIKPHRVCRECGYYKNKEAKKVD from the coding sequence ATGGCTGTACCATTTAGAAAGACCAGTAAAGCTGCAAAAAATAAAAGAAGAAGTCATTTATCATTAGTGAGTTCATCGATTATTCCATGTCAAAATTGCGGTAGTATGATAAAACCACATAGAGTTTGTCGTGAATGTGGTTATTATAAAAATAAAGAAGCAAAAAAAGTTGATTAA
- the pheS gene encoding phenylalanine--tRNA ligase subunit alpha: MLEKIDQILIEFNKKVDKINSKNDLEEIKKEFTGKNSKLMEVLKSLKSFSPDERKIAGLKANEVKITINEKLNIIYEKLNQDELKSILKAEKIDLTMKGINLKLGSKHPLNLVIEEVSKIFSELGYEIVDGTEFETDEYCFQKLNMPIGHPARDMQDTFYIDENTVLRTHATNMTARMLTNAAISKNINVAALSYGNVYRRDDDDATHSHQFMQMDVFAISEKMSFANLKWVLEYMCKRLFSNDTVIRMRPSFFPFTEPSAEVDVSCMNCNGKGCSICKFTGFIEILGSGMLAPEVLQANGLDSNKVSGLAFGVGIERLAMLKYGLKNIRDLYENDIRFLEQFKFFGN; encoded by the coding sequence ATGTTAGAAAAAATTGATCAAATATTAATAGAGTTTAATAAAAAAGTAGATAAAATTAATTCAAAAAATGATTTAGAAGAAATAAAAAAAGAATTTACTGGAAAAAATTCAAAATTAATGGAAGTTCTGAAAAGTTTGAAATCATTTTCTCCAGATGAAAGAAAAATTGCGGGTTTAAAAGCAAATGAAGTTAAAATAACTATTAATGAAAAATTAAATATAATTTATGAAAAATTGAATCAAGATGAATTAAAATCTATTTTAAAAGCTGAAAAAATTGATTTAACAATGAAAGGTATTAATCTAAAATTAGGTTCAAAACACCCTTTAAATTTAGTTATTGAAGAAGTTTCCAAAATTTTTAGTGAATTAGGATATGAAATAGTTGATGGAACTGAATTTGAAACGGATGAATATTGTTTTCAAAAATTGAATATGCCAATAGGCCACCCAGCAAGAGATATGCAAGATACTTTTTATATAGATGAAAATACTGTTTTAAGAACACATGCTACAAATATGACAGCAAGAATGTTAACAAATGCTGCTATTTCAAAAAATATTAATGTTGCTGCATTAAGTTATGGTAATGTTTATAGACGTGATGATGATGATGCAACACATTCACATCAATTTATGCAAATGGATGTTTTTGCAATAAGTGAAAAAATGAGTTTTGCAAATTTAAAATGAGTTTTAGAATATATGTGTAAAAGATTATTTTCAAATGATACAGTTATTAGAATGAGACCTAGTTTTTTTCCATTTACTGAACCATCAGCAGAAGTTGATGTAAGTTGTATGAATTGTAATGGAAAAGGATGTTCAATTTGTAAATTTACTGGATTTATTGAAATATTGGGTTCAGGAATGTTAGCACCAGAGGTTTTACAAGCAAATGGATTAGATTCAAATAAAGTGAGTGGTCTAGCATTTGGAGTAGGAATAGAACGCTTAGCTATGTTAAAATATGGTTTAAAAAATATAAGAGATTTATATGAAAATGATATAAGATTTCTTGAACAATTTAAGTTTTTTGGAAATTAG
- the rsmH gene encoding 16S rRNA (cytosine(1402)-N(4))-methyltransferase RsmH, with amino-acid sequence MEHEHKSVLLKESIELLNIDKNGIYVDCSLGRGGHSAEILKKIENGHLFSIDQDAEAIEISRKKLEKISSNFTILEGNFMDIKVLLALNSVEKVNGILYDLGVSSPQFDQGHRGFSYRFNSELDMRMDQKNNIKTAKFVLNNYEEKQLADIFFKFGEEKFSYNIAKKIIEYRKKKKLETTFELVEIIKNSLPQKVLKQKKHPAKKVFQALRIYVNNELEVLKKSLSNSLELLKPNGVLVVITFHSLEEKIIKDIFKTKTILKEDKFLKKLPISIEAKRYFELVIKKPILPSSQELEENRRSHSAKLWAIRKVED; translated from the coding sequence ATGGAACATGAGCATAAATCTGTTTTATTAAAAGAATCAATTGAATTATTGAATATAGATAAAAATGGTATATATGTTGACTGCTCTCTTGGGCGAGGTGGTCATAGTGCAGAGATTTTAAAAAAAATAGAAAATGGTCATCTTTTTTCAATTGATCAAGATGCTGAAGCTATTGAAATAAGTAGAAAAAAACTTGAAAAAATATCAAGTAATTTTACTATTTTAGAGGGAAATTTTATGGATATAAAAGTTCTATTAGCATTAAATAGTGTAGAAAAAGTTAATGGAATTTTATATGATTTAGGTGTCTCTAGTCCACAATTTGATCAAGGACATAGGGGATTTAGTTATAGATTTAATTCTGAGTTGGATATGAGAATGGATCAGAAAAATAATATAAAAACTGCGAAATTTGTTTTAAACAATTATGAAGAAAAGCAGTTAGCGGATATTTTTTTTAAATTTGGAGAAGAAAAATTTTCCTATAATATTGCTAAAAAAATTATAGAATACAGAAAAAAAAAGAAACTTGAAACAACTTTTGAATTAGTAGAAATAATTAAAAATTCACTTCCTCAAAAAGTCCTTAAACAAAAAAAACACCCAGCAAAAAAAGTTTTTCAAGCTCTAAGAATTTATGTAAATAATGAACTTGAAGTTTTAAAAAAATCTTTAAGTAATTCATTAGAATTATTAAAACCAAATGGAGTTCTAGTAGTAATTACTTTTCACTCTTTAGAAGAAAAAATAATTAAAGATATTTTTAAAACTAAAACTATTTTAAAAGAAGATAAGTTTTTAAAAAAATTACCAATTTCAATTGAAGCAAAAAGATATTTTGAATTGGTTATTAAAAAACCTATTTTACCAAGTAGTCAAGAATTAGAAGAAAATAGGAGATCTCATAGTGCAAAACTATGAGCAATTAGAAAGGTGGAAGATTAA
- the ftsZ gene encoding cell division protein FtsZ, which yields MAINLDFNQNANIKVIGVGGGGCNAVNRMVDDNVQGVEFIVANTDMQVLGASSASTKIILGKEISKGLGAGANPEVGKQAAIESETEIKEALKGADLIFVAAGMGGGTGTGAAPEIARMAMETGALVIAIVTKPFRFEGRMRNSYAIQGVSELRKYVDSIIIISNDRLLEIIGGIPVQDSFREADNILKQGVQTITDLIAVPAVINLDFADVRTVMKGKGNALFGIGIGSGEDKAIEAANKAITSSLLETSIRGAKDAIINVTGGKTVSLNDAYDAVDIVQQASGEDVNIIFGIAINEHLDDDLIVTVIATGFDEDYVAPNLNQSNQFNERKDISNQGQMEYSDNSKVETVYEQRTSFMNNQDKRPEYVRQAEEELKIVPEKIEQWNNNHNEQPVAQKIEESSDDEDGDFPTFLRKSW from the coding sequence ATGGCTATAAATTTAGATTTTAATCAAAATGCTAATATAAAAGTTATTGGAGTTGGAGGCGGAGGTTGCAACGCTGTTAATCGTATGGTTGATGATAATGTTCAAGGAGTTGAATTTATAGTTGCAAATACTGATATGCAAGTTTTAGGGGCAAGTTCTGCTTCAACAAAAATAATTTTAGGAAAAGAGATATCGAAGGGACTTGGAGCAGGTGCAAATCCTGAAGTAGGAAAGCAAGCAGCAATTGAATCTGAGACTGAAATAAAAGAAGCTTTAAAAGGAGCAGATTTGATTTTTGTAGCAGCAGGAATGGGTGGAGGAACTGGAACTGGTGCTGCACCTGAAATTGCAAGAATGGCAATGGAGACTGGTGCATTAGTTATTGCAATTGTTACAAAACCATTTAGATTTGAAGGAAGAATGAGAAATTCATATGCAATTCAAGGTGTAAGTGAATTAAGAAAATATGTAGATTCAATAATAATCATTTCAAATGATAGATTATTGGAAATAATTGGAGGAATTCCAGTTCAAGACTCATTTAGAGAAGCTGATAATATCTTAAAACAGGGTGTTCAGACAATAACAGATTTAATTGCTGTTCCAGCTGTTATTAATTTAGACTTTGCTGATGTAAGAACAGTAATGAAAGGTAAAGGAAATGCTTTATTTGGAATTGGAATTGGTTCAGGTGAAGATAAAGCAATAGAAGCTGCAAATAAAGCAATAACCTCATCGTTATTAGAAACATCAATTCGTGGAGCAAAAGATGCAATTATTAATGTAACTGGTGGAAAAACAGTTTCATTAAATGATGCATATGATGCAGTTGATATTGTTCAACAAGCAAGTGGAGAAGATGTAAATATTATTTTTGGTATTGCAATTAATGAACATTTAGATGATGATTTAATAGTTACAGTTATAGCAACTGGATTTGATGAAGATTATGTTGCCCCAAATCTAAATCAATCAAATCAATTTAATGAGAGAAAGGATATTTCAAATCAAGGTCAAATGGAATATAGTGACAATTCAAAAGTAGAAACTGTCTATGAACAAAGAACTTCATTTATGAATAATCAAGATAAAAGACCTGAGTATGTTAGACAAGCAGAAGAAGAATTAAAAATAGTGCCAGAAAAAATTGAACAATGAAATAATAATCATAATGAACAACCAGTTGCACAAAAAATTGAAGAATCTTCTGATGATGAAGATGGAGATTTTCCAACTTTTTTAAGAAAGAGCTGATAA
- the pheT gene encoding phenylalanine--tRNA ligase subunit beta — MYITRKWLNKFIDLVGIENEQITIALNSLGFEVDSFKDYSKLNDKLKIAHVGNVSPIENTHLNFCFIDKGEELVSPIVCGASNVKEGQYIILAEPGKTISTGMKLEKKEIKGKISEGMICSLEEIGINVKVLSDKEKEQIYSIKSKKDLYSLIGSETALEEIGFLDAVWEIDLTLNRSDALAALQLVKEIANYFNKDISDLTKNYKHKQNELSLPVSIKCEKSIEKYVKTIASQIVLKKKILSIEQIKNEIYSNHDIWLKFNNVKTTHNFWLDLANVIAIETGQPIIFLDPKKLTAQLEIRNNKTETHQTNLQLMCENEIISTLGVDFNLDFLPTAKSEEIMIIYLSLDPIFMRKQQKEFNISSIDLQRYMKPISSRLYNLAENRVLYWLDQYNIYESNSKMEIFKEIDEKQTLIEVELEYINKLIGIELTTKEIIKLFKTLDFKVTEKNGKLHFEVDQYRRDINHSADIVEEISRIYGYDNIKSVPPVIVSNYKNKNLNLNLQYQIENFLVGLGFNNIKSYSLISNELMERWNLFNITYSIKLMSPLSKLREVYRLSLASSIIETASLNYSRGNRNLKLYEFADIYNLKNLRERHLAVLISGDILKQKSYNLDIKASYQYLKGICDEILNHYNIKDNDIKFETYENVNSDMHPFINAKIVIKNTLIGYIFKLNPRFEQSQKLDSTFILELNITKLQENMNSFIRAEEISKFQKTARDVSFILDNNQKYDEIIKSITNNVSFITNIQLIDIYQDDELKKTNSKSISVSFEFNNVLNQLTTQDVQIEWEKLLDNFKKLKIEVR, encoded by the coding sequence ATGTATATTACAAGAAAATGATTGAATAAATTTATTGATTTAGTGGGAATTGAAAATGAACAAATAACAATTGCACTTAATTCTCTTGGTTTTGAAGTTGATTCATTTAAAGATTATTCAAAATTAAATGACAAACTTAAAATTGCACATGTTGGAAATGTTAGCCCAATTGAAAATACACATTTAAATTTTTGCTTTATTGATAAAGGTGAAGAACTTGTATCTCCAATAGTTTGTGGTGCAAGTAATGTTAAAGAAGGTCAATATATAATTTTAGCAGAACCCGGAAAAACTATTTCAACAGGAATGAAATTAGAAAAAAAAGAAATTAAGGGCAAAATTTCAGAAGGAATGATTTGTTCATTGGAAGAAATTGGTATAAATGTAAAGGTTTTAAGTGATAAAGAAAAAGAACAAATTTATTCAATCAAATCAAAAAAAGATTTATATTCATTAATTGGTAGCGAGACAGCATTAGAAGAAATTGGCTTTTTAGATGCAGTTTGAGAAATAGACTTAACTTTAAATAGAAGTGATGCTTTAGCAGCTTTACAATTGGTTAAAGAAATAGCAAATTACTTTAATAAAGATATATCGGATTTAACAAAGAATTATAAACATAAGCAAAATGAATTATCATTACCAGTTTCAATAAAATGTGAGAAATCAATTGAAAAATATGTAAAAACAATTGCTTCACAAATAGTCTTAAAAAAGAAAATTTTAAGTATTGAACAAATTAAAAATGAAATATATTCTAATCATGACATATGATTAAAATTTAACAATGTAAAAACTACTCATAATTTTTGATTAGATTTAGCAAATGTAATTGCTATTGAAACAGGGCAACCTATTATTTTTCTAGACCCAAAAAAATTAACAGCTCAATTGGAAATTAGGAATAATAAAACTGAAACTCATCAAACTAATTTACAACTAATGTGTGAAAATGAAATAATTTCAACCTTAGGTGTAGATTTTAATTTAGATTTTTTACCAACAGCTAAATCAGAAGAAATAATGATTATTTATTTATCTTTAGATCCTATTTTTATGAGAAAACAACAAAAAGAATTTAATATATCCTCTATTGATTTACAACGTTATATGAAACCAATTAGCTCAAGACTTTATAATCTTGCAGAAAATAGAGTATTGTATTGATTAGATCAATACAATATTTATGAATCAAATAGTAAAATGGAAATTTTCAAAGAAATAGATGAAAAACAAACATTAATTGAAGTTGAACTTGAATATATAAATAAATTAATTGGAATTGAATTAACAACAAAAGAAATTATAAAACTGTTTAAAACTTTGGATTTTAAAGTAACAGAAAAAAATGGTAAGCTTCATTTTGAAGTAGATCAATATAGAAGAGATATTAATCATTCTGCAGATATAGTGGAAGAAATTTCAAGAATTTATGGATATGATAATATCAAATCAGTCCCCCCAGTTATTGTTTCAAACTATAAAAATAAAAATCTAAATTTAAATTTACAATATCAAATTGAAAATTTTTTAGTAGGTCTGGGATTTAATAATATTAAAAGTTACTCATTAATTTCAAATGAATTAATGGAAAGATGAAATTTATTTAATATTACATATTCAATTAAATTAATGTCTCCTTTAAGTAAATTAAGAGAAGTTTACAGATTGAGTCTGGCATCATCAATAATAGAGACGGCTTCTTTGAATTACTCAAGAGGAAATAGAAATTTAAAATTATATGAATTTGCAGATATATATAATTTAAAAAATTTAAGAGAAAGGCATTTAGCTGTTTTAATTAGTGGTGATATTTTAAAGCAAAAAAGTTATAATTTAGATATAAAAGCAAGTTATCAATACTTAAAAGGAATTTGTGATGAAATACTAAACCACTACAATATAAAAGATAATGATATAAAATTTGAAACATATGAAAATGTAAATAGTGATATGCATCCTTTTATTAATGCAAAAATAGTTATTAAAAATACATTAATTGGGTATATTTTTAAATTAAATCCAAGATTTGAACAATCTCAAAAATTAGATTCAACCTTCATTTTAGAATTAAATATAACAAAACTCCAAGAAAATATGAATTCATTTATTAGAGCAGAAGAAATTTCAAAATTTCAAAAAACTGCAAGAGATGTTTCATTTATTTTAGATAATAATCAAAAATATGATGAAATTATAAAATCAATTACAAATAATGTTTCATTTATTACAAATATCCAATTAATTGATATATATCAAGATGATGAACTTAAAAAGACAAATTCAAAATCTATTTCTGTGTCATTTGAATTTAATAATGTGTTAAATCAATTAACAACCCAAGATGTTCAAATAGAGTGAGAAAAATTATTAGATAATTTTAAAAAATTAAAAATTGAGGTTAGATAA
- a CDS encoding DUF177 domain-containing protein codes for MLKKEIIFKKHIKFDKKIEVPLNYNYNHDLIKKISNLKVRGTFDYRDSIKSLIVKAKIQTDIEAIDARDGNLINLINQEFEWVDEYYFENINNDQSNVVFGEKFNILDYTMEQIVLNIPMNLTINYGKISFVGKDYILMSEEEYQQEQMNQINQRWEKLKDFKFKE; via the coding sequence ATGCTTAAAAAAGAAATTATATTTAAAAAACACATAAAATTTGATAAAAAAATAGAAGTACCGTTAAATTATAACTATAATCATGATTTAATAAAAAAAATTTCAAACCTAAAAGTTCGAGGCACTTTTGATTATCGAGATTCTATTAAATCTTTAATTGTAAAAGCAAAAATTCAAACAGATATTGAAGCAATTGATGCACGTGATGGAAATTTAATTAATTTAATTAATCAAGAATTTGAATGAGTTGATGAATATTATTTTGAAAATATAAATAATGATCAGTCAAATGTTGTTTTTGGGGAAAAATTTAATATTTTAGATTATACAATGGAACAAATTGTTTTAAATATTCCTATGAATTTGACCATTAATTATGGTAAAATTTCATTTGTCGGTAAAGATTATATTCTTATGTCTGAAGAAGAATACCAACAAGAACAAATGAATCAAATTAATCAAAGATGAGAAAAACTTAAAGATTTTAAATTTAAAGAATAA
- the sepF gene encoding cell division protein SepF — protein MGFFNKEIEKNNKSILNDENSDFIDDIEFDKLNKTHFEPLNYGETKQIADCLLKFNHVTISLKLINIDERKRLIDFLTGVMYGFNGNYKKIDKSIYYFWISK, from the coding sequence ATGGGTTTTTTCAATAAAGAAATTGAAAAAAATAATAAAAGTATTTTAAATGATGAAAATTCAGATTTTATTGATGATATTGAATTTGATAAATTAAATAAAACACATTTCGAACCTTTAAATTATGGTGAAACAAAACAAATAGCAGACTGTCTTTTAAAATTTAATCACGTAACTATTAGCTTAAAATTGATTAATATTGATGAAAGAAAAAGACTTATTGATTTTTTAACAGGTGTTATGTATGGTTTTAATGGAAATTACAAAAAAATTGATAAAAGTATATATTATTTTTGAATAAGTAAATAA
- a CDS encoding cell division protein FtsA, whose product MQTEIYAVLQVTKKDIRFVVGKYKINTGLKVIFKEKISGNWLTNEDEIIDPNQISHRLSKIIHKFNTTFQQKIERISIVYPTLTMQIKDAIATEFINSADFVIKEENIKTLYSTARKIIYDDKHVVINIKPYLFTLDNVTQMGTVPLNHRAKNIVMKAKVYTISKKVKESFNQILKSLKLEELISTNELYALARQSNSDQTFRQNFAIINWDWEKTDIGYFSKETLAKKDTINFGIKNIIQNVAERMQAKFDIAEKYLFKILDFSSNTLDDTVVYRKYISSKGFNYELRSKDLKNIILEEINSIIDKSDILIKREFERIKNFQIHHTGKVTTIAGFEKILFRSQFKDVCQIYFSLVTGASEIWTTAICGMIKCAHIANKNNKEIKTSTFSISKSELIRDIENNQLRNKIVNNNQRIVSNFQNNRNIPQQNGIINTQRNR is encoded by the coding sequence ATGCAAACAGAAATTTATGCTGTATTACAAGTGACAAAAAAAGATATTAGATTTGTAGTAGGTAAGTATAAAATTAATACAGGTTTAAAAGTTATCTTTAAGGAAAAAATTTCTGGAAATTGATTAACAAATGAGGATGAAATTATAGATCCAAATCAAATTTCTCATAGATTAAGTAAAATTATTCATAAATTCAATACCACATTTCAACAAAAAATTGAAAGAATTTCAATTGTTTATCCTACATTAACAATGCAAATTAAAGATGCAATAGCAACAGAATTTATTAATAGTGCTGATTTTGTTATAAAAGAAGAAAATATTAAAACTTTATATTCAACAGCTAGAAAAATTATTTATGATGATAAGCATGTAGTAATAAATATAAAACCATATTTATTTACTTTAGATAATGTAACTCAAATGGGAACCGTTCCATTGAACCACAGAGCAAAAAATATTGTAATGAAGGCAAAAGTTTATACAATCTCTAAAAAAGTAAAAGAATCTTTTAATCAAATTTTAAAATCATTAAAACTTGAAGAGTTAATTTCAACAAATGAATTATATGCTTTAGCTCGTCAATCAAATAGTGATCAAACATTTAGACAAAATTTTGCAATAATTAATTGGGATTGAGAAAAAACTGATATTGGTTATTTTTCAAAAGAAACTCTTGCAAAAAAAGATACAATAAATTTTGGAATAAAAAACATAATTCAAAATGTTGCAGAAAGAATGCAAGCAAAATTTGATATAGCAGAAAAATATTTATTTAAGATACTAGATTTTTCATCAAATACATTGGATGATACAGTAGTTTATAGAAAATATATTAGTTCAAAGGGTTTTAATTATGAATTAAGATCAAAAGATTTAAAAAATATTATTTTAGAAGAAATAAATTCAATTATTGATAAGTCAGATATTTTAATCAAAAGGGAATTTGAAAGAATTAAAAATTTTCAAATTCATCATACTGGCAAAGTTACAACAATTGCTGGCTTTGAAAAAATTCTTTTTAGAAGTCAATTTAAAGATGTGTGTCAAATATATTTTTCACTTGTTACAGGAGCAAGTGAAATATGAACAACTGCTATATGTGGAATGATAAAATGTGCACATATTGCAAATAAAAATAATAAAGAAATAAAAACAAGTACATTTAGTATTTCTAAAAGTGAGTTAATTAGAGATATTGAAAATAATCAATTAAGAAATAAAATTGTAAACAACAATCAAAGAATAGTTTCAAATTTTCAAAACAATAGAAACATACCACAACAAAATGGTATTATAAATACACAAAGAAATAGATAA
- the mraZ gene encoding division/cell wall cluster transcriptional repressor MraZ, with the protein MLFGSFEHNLDNKLRVTIPSKLRNKLGELIYVTRSIDGQCLELRTPEVFKKWYEELQSQNKLLSSTRTIVRTIFSNTDELSIDNSGRIKLPSNLLEEVGISKTVQITGAGEWIEIWDKEKHQAYNKLIKNQLVDAAEILGGVK; encoded by the coding sequence ATGTTATTTGGATCATTTGAACATAATTTGGACAATAAATTAAGAGTTACAATACCTTCAAAATTACGTAATAAATTAGGAGAATTAATTTATGTAACAAGAAGCATTGATGGGCAATGTTTGGAATTGAGAACTCCTGAAGTTTTTAAAAAATGATATGAAGAATTACAATCTCAAAATAAACTTTTATCTTCTACACGAACTATAGTTCGTACAATTTTTTCTAATACTGATGAATTATCAATAGATAATTCAGGAAGAATTAAACTGCCATCAAATCTATTAGAAGAAGTTGGAATCTCAAAAACAGTTCAAATAACTGGGGCTGGTGAATGAATTGAAATTTGAGATAAGGAAAAACATCAAGCATATAATAAATTGATTAAAAATCAATTAGTGGATGCAGCTGAAATATTGGGCGGAGTTAAGTAA